Below is a genomic region from bacterium.
AGAAGGAGCTCGGCTTCAAGTCCAAGCGCGACATCGAGCAGTACGGGATCGCCGAGTTCGTCGAGCGCTGCAAGGCCCGCGTGCTCCGCTACGCCGGGATCCAGACTCAGCAGTCCCTGCGTCTCGGCTACTGGATGAATTGGGACAATTCCTACTATACGATGTCCGACGAGAACAACTACTCAATCTGGATGTTCCTGAAGCGGTGCTGGGAGCGGGGGCTGCTCTACAAGGGACACGACGTCATGCCGTGGTGCCCGCGCTGCAGCACCGGTCTCTCCGAGCACGAGATCGTCACCGAAGGGTACCAGGAGGTCACGCACCTCAGCCTGACCGTGCGGCTCCCGATCGCGGGGCGGCCGGACGAGTACCTCCTCGTGTGGACGACGACGCCGTGGACGCTCACGGCGAACGTCGCGGTCGCCGTCCACCCGGAACTGACGTACGTGCAGGCACAGCAGGACGGCAAGAGCTACTATGTCGCGCGCGAGCGCATGGGCGAGGTGCTGCACGGCAAGGCGCGGGTGATTCGGGAACTCCCGGGGTCCGAGCTGGTGGGGTGGACGTACGAGGGGCCGTTTGACGCCCTGCCGGCGCAGCAGGGCGTCGTCCACCGCGTGATCCCGTGGACCGACGTGAGCGCGGCCGAGGGCACCGGGCTCGTCCACATCGCTCCCGGGTGCGGCGCGGAGGACTTCGCGCTCGGAAAGACGCACGGGCTTCCGGTGCTGGCACCGATTGACGAGTTCGGCGCGTTCGCGGACGCCTACGATTGGTTGGGCGGCCGCCACGTGTATGACGTGGCCGCACCGATCCGGGACGATCTGGAACACCGCGGCCTGCTCTACCGCGCGGACGACTACACGCACCGATATCCGATGTGCTGGCGGTGCGGCAGCGAGCTGGTGTTCCGCCTCGTCGACGAGTGGTTCATCTCGATGGAGCCGCTCCGCGAGCCGATGATGGCGGTGACCCGGAAGATCCGCTGGCTCCCGGAGTTCGGGTTGGAGCGTGAGCTCGACTGGCTCCGCAACATGCACGACTGGATGATCAGCAAGAAACGGTACTGGGGGCTGGCGCTTCCGATCTGGGAGTGCCGCTCGTGCGGCACGTTCGAGGTGATCGGCGGGGAGGATGAGCTCGAGCAGCGCGCCGTCGAGGGCTGGGACGCGTTCGCGGGGCACTCGCCACACCGCCCCTGGGTCGACGGGGTCAAGATTCGCTGCCGCCGGTGCGGGGCCGCCGTGTCCCGCGTCACCGACGTCGGCAATCCCTGGCTGGACGCCGGCATCGTGCCGTATTCGACGTTGGGGTACCGGCGGCACCGGCGTGAGTGGCAAAAATGGTTTCCGGCCGACTTCATCACGGAGGCGTTCCCCGGCCAGTACCGCAACTGGTTCTATTCGATGCTGGTCATGAGCACGGTATTGGAGAACCGCGAGCCGTACCGGACGTGTCTCGGCCACGCCATGGTGCGCGACGAGCAGGGCCGCGAGATGCACAAGTCCTGGGGCAACATGATCGAGTTCAACGACGCGGCGGAGAAGATGGGCGCGGACGTCGTGCGCTGGCTGTACGCGCTGCAAAACCCCGCGCAGAACGTGAACTTCGGCTACGGGCCCGGCGACGAGGTGCGGCGCCGCTTCATCCTGCCGTTGTGGAACGTCTACGCATTCTTCGTCACCTACGCCACCCTGGATGGGTGGGTCCCGGACCCTGCGCCGGCGGCGCCGCCCGCGTCCCGATCCAGCGCGCGCGGGCGTGGCGGGCGCACGCGGCGGGTGCCCGCCACGCCCGCGGACGGGGAGCGCAGCCTTCTCGACCGGTGGATCCTCTCGCGCCTCGGGGGGCTCGCCGAGACGGTCCGCGGTCGCCTCGACGACTATGACGTCCCGGGCGCCGCACGGCCGATCGAGCGATTCGTGGAGGATCTGTCGGTGTGGTATGTGCGTCGCGGCCGCCGGCGCTACTGGAAGTCCGAGGCGGACGCGGACAAGCAGGCCGCCTACGCCACGCTCTACCGGGTGCTCGTGACGCTGACGCGCGTGCTTGCGCCGTTCGTGCCGTTCCTCGCGGAGGCGCTCCACCAAAACCTCGTGCGGTCGGTTGACGCGACCGCCCCGGTCAGCGTGCACCTGTGCGATTTTCCGGCCGTCGCGTGGCCGCGCGACCCTCGGCTCGAGGACGCGATGGACCGCGCGCGGATGTTGATCTCGCTCGGGCGGGCAGCCCGCAACACCGCGAAGCTGCGCGTCCGGCAGCCCCTCGCGGCGGCGACGATCGTGGAGCGCACCGGCGTGCTGGAGGCGCCGGCGTATCGGGAGCTCGTCGAGCATATCAGGGAGGAGCTGAACGTCAAGGACGTCCGCTTCGCGCCGACCGTGACATCGCTCGGCCGGCTCGAGGTGCGCCCACGGTTCGACCTGCTGGGTCCCAAGTTCGGGGGCCAGATCACGAAGATCGTCGAGGCGCTGCGCGGCGAGGGGGAGGCGCTGCTGGCGCGGACGCCCGAGGGGGAACCGTACCGCCTCCGGTTGCCGGACGCCCAGGAGGTGGTGCTGGAACGCGCAGAGGTGGACGTCCGGATGCACTGGCACGCCGGCCTCGCAGGCGCCGGGGAAGCCGGGGCCTGGGTCGTGCTGGACACGACCCTGACGGACGCGCTGGTGCGGGAGGGCCTCGCGAGGGAGCTCGTGCATCAGATCCAGCAGTGGCGCAAGGAGGCCGGGCTCGAGATCGCGGACCGGATCACGTTATACTACGCCGACGATGCGACGCTCGCGGGGTTGTTCCGGGCGCACGGCGACTACGTGCTGCGCGAGATTCTCGCCCAGGACGCGCGGGCGGGTGCGGCGCCGGACGGACCGGACGTGCACCGGAAGACGTTGCGGCTCGACGGCAAGGAGTTCGCGCTCGCCATCGTGCGGGCGGGATAGTGGGAACACGTGGAGCGGGCAGCAGGGGAGGCACGAGGTGGCCCGAATCAATGCGGCCATGATGTCTCGATGACCGCGGGCAGCGGGACGCCCGGCGCGGGCGCGGCGGCCCAGCGCGTGATCGGTGTGCTGGGCGGCATGGGGCCCTTGGCGACCGCCGATTTCTACATGAAGCTGGTGCGCCTGACCCCGGCGCGCACGGACCAGGAGCACCCGCGCGTGATCATCGACGGCAACGCCAAGATCCCCGACCGGACCGCGGCGGTCGCGGGACGCGGTCCGGATCCGACGCCCGCCCTGGTCGCGACCGCGCAAAACCTCGAACGGGCCGGGGCCGATCTGATTGTCATCCCGTGTAACTCCGCGCACGCCTTCTTGGGCGCGATCCGCGAGGCCGTGCGGATCCCGGTGCTGGACATCATGGAGGAGGTCGCCGCGACGGTAGCCGCGCTCGCGCCCGCGCCTCGGTCGGCGGGAATTCTGGCGACGCAGGCCACGCTGGAGATGCAACTTTATCCTCGCGCGCTCACCCGGCGCGGCATCGGCGTCGTCCAACCCACCGCAGCCGAGGAGGCAGTGGTGATGACGGCGATCCATGCCGTGAAAGGTGGCGATCTCGACATCGGAGTGCGGGCGTCCGTCCGCGCGGTGGCCGCCGCGCTCGTCGCCCGCGGCGCCGGCGTGATCGTGCTCGGGTGCACGGAGCTGCCGCTGGTGTTCGGATCGGGCGACGCGACGGTGCCGGTCGTGGACGCGACCGAGATCCTGGCGCGCGCTGCGCTCCGGGAGGCGGGTGGGGAATACGGGTCGCCGCCACAACGTTGCGACCAAGACGGTGTGAAGTCCACAGTCCCCGTGAGGAGGAGCTGAATGCCGCAGAAGCGTTCGTCCAAATCCGCGTCCAGCCGTTCGACCCGGGTGGGACGTTCGAGCGCACGGGCCGCGAAGAAGGTATCGGCGGCACCTCGGTCCGACACGGCGCCGCGGCGGGCGAAGGGACAGGCGACCGGCCGGGTGGAGACGTACGCGCGTCTGCTCCTCGAGGAGCGTCGCCGGCTGCGTCAGGAGCTGTCGGAGATGGAGGAGCACCACACGAAGAACAACGAGGAGAAGCACGCGGCCGACGTGTCCGGGTACGACGACGATCTCGTGGACGTGGCGACCGAGACGTTCGAACGTGAGAAGGGGCTCACGCTGGAGAGCAGCGTGCAGGGCCTGCTCGAGATGGTGGAGGAGGCGCTGCGGCGCGTCCGCAACGGCACGTACGGCGTCTGCGACGGCTGCGGCCGGCCGATCGACGCGAAACGGCTGAAGGCAATCCCGTACGCGCGGCTGTGCATCAAGTGCAAAGAGCGCGAGGAGCGCTTGCGCAGCCTCGTGCGCTGATCGTCATTCGCCGGTACGTGTGGGTCGTCGCGCTGGTGCTGGCGTTCGGCGCCGCCCAGGGCGCGGGCCGCGCGGTCGCAGTGCATGTTGCGCCGGGCACGGACCGCGTCGTGGTCCCCGGCGTCTTGTCGCTCACCTTGCGTGAAAACCCCGGCGTGGCGTTCGGATTGCTGGCGCAGCTCCCGACCCCGGTGACCGTCGTGGTTGCCTTGACCGTGCTCGCCGTCGTTCTCTACAATAGGGCTGCGTGGATGGCCACGGGCTCCGGCCAATGGGGGCTGGGGTTCCTGCTCGGGGGGGCGCTTGGCAACATCGCAGACCGTCTTCGTTACGGGTATGTGCTCGACTACCTGGACGTTCACGTCTGGCCCGTCTTCAATCTCGCCGACACCGCGATCGTGATCGGTGCCGGCCTGCTCGTGCTCGCACTGCGCGGAGGCCCCACGACGGGGCCGGCCCGCCGATCGTCGGGCGGAGGCCGGGCGGCCCCAGGCATGCGCGAATAATCTCTACCGATGAGCAGGGCCGGGGCCTCCAAGAGTTCCCATCGTCTCCGGCGAATGCTTGGGGTGGGCTAGGGGGTGACGGATGAAGCCAGTGCTGTTCCAGCTCGGGCCGTTTCCGGTTTCGTCGTTCGGCGTCTTCCTGCTGCTGGCGTTCGTCGTCGGGATCGTGGTGTTGCGCTCGCGAACGAAGGGGCTCGGCTGGGATCCGGGCGAGGTGCTCGACCTCAGCCTGTACACGATCATCGGCGGCGTCGTGGGCGCCCGGATCGGATACGTGCTCGTAAACCTGCCGGACTTCGCCGGTGACCCTGCGCGCGTGGTGACGATCTGGAAGGACGCCGGGCTGTCGTTCTATGGCGCGCTCGCCGGTGGCGCGCTCGTCGCGTGGCTGTACGGGCGCGCACATCGATGGAGCCTCGCATCGCTCGCAGATGCGGCCGCGCCGTGCCTCGCGCTGGGGTATGCGATCGCGATGATCGGCACGCTGCTGTACGGGCTCAACTACGGGCGCCCGTCAACCGTGCCGTGGGCGATCACGCTGTTCGGACAGCCTCGGCACCCGACGCAGCTGTACCTCATGGTCGTGTCGCTTGTGATCTTTGCGCTGTTGATGTGGCGAGAGACGGCGCCGCGCGGCCCGGGGCGTCTGTTCTGGGAGTTCTTGCTGCTCTACGGGATCGGGCGCGCCGTGATCGAGACGTTCATGGATAGCCCGCGCGTCGTCGGACCGCTGACCCTGGCACAGGTGGTGAGCATCGTCGTCGCGGTGCTCTCCCTCGTGATGTGGCTCAGGATCGGCGGCGCCGGCGCCGAGGCTGATCACGAGGCGGCCGATCACGCCGCCCCCAACGGCGACCGGCCCGAGGCCGTTGAGCAACCTCGAGACTGACCCCCGCGGCTCGGTCGAGACCTTCGAGGCGGTTCCTGTCGACCGGGGCCGCCGCCTCGATGTGGTGGTCGCGGAGCGCCTGCCGCACCTGTCGCGTTCGCAGATCGCTCGCCTGAGCGCGGCAGGTCACGTCCTCGTCGACGGGTCCCCGCGCAAGCCGTCGTTCCATCTCCAGACCGGACAGGCCGTGCGGGTCGAGGTGCCAGCCCCCGCCCCGACCGGGCTCGTGCCCGAGGCGATTCCCTTGGACGTCGTGTACGAGGACGCCGACCTCTTAGTCGTCAACAAGCCGGCCGGGCTGACCGTGCACCCCGCTCCGGGACATCCGTCCGGCACGCTTGTGAACGCGGTGCTCGCCAGGGTGCACGATCTCCCCGGCACCGGGGGCGCGCTCCGGCCCGGGATTGTCCACCGGCTGGACAAGGACACATCCGGCCTGCTCGTTGTGGCCAAGACCGAGGACGCCCATCGTGCCCTTGCCGGGCAACTCCGGGCGCGCACCGTCTCGCGCACGTACCTCGCGCTCGTTCGCGGGCGCATCGCCGGGGACGAAGGCACGATCCGCGCCCCCGTTGGACGGCACCCGTCCCACCGCACGCGCCAGGCCGTGACCGAACGGGGCAGACCGGCGGTGACGCACTACGCGGTGCTCGAGCGGTTTGCTGCGGCGACGTTCGTGGCGTGCCGGCTCGAGACCGGCCGGACGCATCAGATTCGCGTGCACCTGGCCCACATCGGCCACCCCATCCTCGGCGATCCGGTGTACGGCCGCGCCCCAATCTCCGAGTTGCGCCGGCAGGCGCTCCACGCCGCGCGGTTGGAATTCACCCATCCGGCGACCGGGTTTCGGCTGATGTGCACCGCGCCGTTGCCTCCCGACATCGCCGGCCTCCTCGCCCGTCTTCGCGCCGGTGAGACGCGCCGCACGGCGTCTGTTCACAGGGGCGGGGGGACCCGCGGCGAACAGTAGCGTGCGGGCCACGTCGGGGAGGCGCCGGAGCGTGGAGTTGCGCGAAAAGGCTAAGGTGATGGATCGGGAGACGATCCGCCGTGCCGTCACGCGCATGGCGCACGAGATCGTCGAGCGAAACAAGGGGGCGCAGACGCTCCGCCTCGTGGGAATCGTCCGGCGTGGTGTCCACCTCGCCGAACGCTTGGCCGTGGCGATCGCCGCTGCCGAGGGCGTGACGATCCCCGTAGGGGTCCTGGACGTGACCGCGTACCGGGACGACCGCGGAACGCACGAACCGCAGGACAACGCCGTGGTGTCGGAAACCCGACTCCCGTTCGACGTGGCCGGGCAGCGGATCGTCCTGGTGGACGACGTGCTCTACACCGGCCGTACCGTGCGGGCCGCGCTCGACGCGCTGATCGACCGCGGCCGGCCAGCAGGCATTCAGCTCGCGGTGTTGGTGGACCGCGGCCATCGCGAGCTGCCGATCCGCCCCGACTACGTTGGGAAGAACCTGCCGACGTCCTCTCGTGAGCAGGTGCGGGTCCGGTTCGCCGAATCGGACGGGCGGGACGAGGTGATCATCGAAGAATCGGAGTAGCGGGGCGACCGGACGCGGCCCGCCTACCGAGCACGCCGGCCGCTCGGGGCCGGCGCGGGGATCGCCGGCGCGGCGCGCACGGTGCGTTCCTCCGAGTACCTCACCGCTCCCGGCGCCGCGCCGCGCGGCTTGCGCACGTGCTTGCGTGCCACGTAGTCGACCGCGACGTGACCGGCCTCGCGCCCCTCGCTGAAGTACGCCGCCACCTGCGCCGCTGCGGCGATCGCCTCCTCTGACGGAACGCCGTCGGCCTTGAGGACGACGTGAGCGCCGGCGAGTCCGCGTGCGTGGAACCAGAGATCGTCGGGCCCCGCGACGTGGAACGTGACGTGGTCGTTCTCGCGGGCACTGCGTCCCGCGACGATCGTCGTCCCGCCGGGTCCGCGAAACCGGCGGGGTCCGGACGCGGCCGCCGGCCGGGCGCGGGGACCCCGCCGCAGCAGGCCGGCGTGGGCAAGATCCGTTTGCACCTCCCACAGATCGTCGGCCGACGACGCGGTCGCGATCTGCACGAACGCATCCCGCAGCGCGAGCGTCTCGGTCTCGAGGCGGGCGATACGATCGGGCACGGCGCGCGATGCGGCCTGGGCCTTCGCGTATCGGCGAAAGTACCGTTGCGCATTCTCGACGGCCGTGAGTTCCGGATCGAGCGGGATCGCGACCTCGGCACCGCCGGCGGTGTGATCTGGGACCACGACCGACGCGGCCCTGGGGCCGGCACGGCCGCCGTAGGTGAGGAGCAGCTCGCCCAAGACCCGGTACCGTTCCGCGCGCGCGCTCTCCTCGAGCGCCAGGCGGTTCTCCTCGAGCGCGTGTGCGCGCTGCCGCAGGGCGGCGCGCGTGGCCGCGGCGAGGGCGCGCCGGCGCTCCTCCAGCGGGCCGGCATCGGTGACGTCCCGATAGTACCGCTCGAGCGCGTCGCTCATCGACGGGACCGCTCGAGACGCCAACGCTGCGTACACATGCAGCGGGATCGCGGTGAACGCGACCGTGCGGCCCTCCGCTTCATACGCGACCGGCGAGAACGCTTCGGTCCGCCGGATGTCCGCAAGCTCGCGAAGCGCGGCGTGCAGCCGAGGCGCGGCCGGGGCCGCGTCGCGCGCGGGCAAGGCCGGGTCGAGCCGGGACCGGAGCGCCACCTCCCGCGCCAGCACGGGTCCGAGCCCGAGCACGGCACCGAGAAGTTGCTGCCAGATCGGCCGCGGACCTTCGCACAGGGCGCGGAGCGCGGTTTCGTCGATCCCGTCCGGGCCGGGGCGGTCGGCCGGCGGCGGGGTATAGGGACGGCCCGGCAGCACCGGCCGCCGGGGCGACATCTGTGGCGTGACGACCTTGAGCGCGCCCAGGACCACGCGGCTGTCGGCGAGGATCGCGTTGCTGTACCGGCCCATGATCTCGGCAATCAACGTGAGCGGACCTTCGAGCGCGTCGAACCGCAGCCGGAGCACCCGGTCGAACGGCGGCTGCTCGACGTCGGCGAGACGCGATTCGATGAGGCGGCTGCGAAGCAACTGTCCGAACGGGGCGAGCCGCTCGGTCGCTTCGGCATGCGCGGCGAGGTGCACCCGCGCCGTGCGTGCGTGGATCGAGATGAGCAGGTGCGCGACGCCGTGCGGGCTCCTGAGGTTGAGTACGATGGCCTCCGGCCCCAGCTGGCGGACGCCTGCGAAGCGGGCGCCGAGGTGCGCGCGCACGTCGCGCGCGACCGCCGCGAGTACGAGCCCGTCGAGAGACGGTGGGACGATCT
It encodes:
- a CDS encoding class I tRNA ligase family protein; translation: MPFQPVDTRADFAAQERELLAWWEREGILGKYLTRNATSRRRWSFLDGPITANNPMGVHHAWGRTYKDLFCRYHTMLGHRQRYQNGFDCQGLWVEVEVEKELGFKSKRDIEQYGIAEFVERCKARVLRYAGIQTQQSLRLGYWMNWDNSYYTMSDENNYSIWMFLKRCWERGLLYKGHDVMPWCPRCSTGLSEHEIVTEGYQEVTHLSLTVRLPIAGRPDEYLLVWTTTPWTLTANVAVAVHPELTYVQAQQDGKSYYVARERMGEVLHGKARVIRELPGSELVGWTYEGPFDALPAQQGVVHRVIPWTDVSAAEGTGLVHIAPGCGAEDFALGKTHGLPVLAPIDEFGAFADAYDWLGGRHVYDVAAPIRDDLEHRGLLYRADDYTHRYPMCWRCGSELVFRLVDEWFISMEPLREPMMAVTRKIRWLPEFGLERELDWLRNMHDWMISKKRYWGLALPIWECRSCGTFEVIGGEDELEQRAVEGWDAFAGHSPHRPWVDGVKIRCRRCGAAVSRVTDVGNPWLDAGIVPYSTLGYRRHRREWQKWFPADFITEAFPGQYRNWFYSMLVMSTVLENREPYRTCLGHAMVRDEQGREMHKSWGNMIEFNDAAEKMGADVVRWLYALQNPAQNVNFGYGPGDEVRRRFILPLWNVYAFFVTYATLDGWVPDPAPAAPPASRSSARGRGGRTRRVPATPADGERSLLDRWILSRLGGLAETVRGRLDDYDVPGAARPIERFVEDLSVWYVRRGRRRYWKSEADADKQAAYATLYRVLVTLTRVLAPFVPFLAEALHQNLVRSVDATAPVSVHLCDFPAVAWPRDPRLEDAMDRARMLISLGRAARNTAKLRVRQPLAAATIVERTGVLEAPAYRELVEHIREELNVKDVRFAPTVTSLGRLEVRPRFDLLGPKFGGQITKIVEALRGEGEALLARTPEGEPYRLRLPDAQEVVLERAEVDVRMHWHAGLAGAGEAGAWVVLDTTLTDALVREGLARELVHQIQQWRKEAGLEIADRITLYYADDATLAGLFRAHGDYVLREILAQDARAGAAPDGPDVHRKTLRLDGKEFALAIVRAG
- a CDS encoding amino acid racemase, encoding MTAGSGTPGAGAAAQRVIGVLGGMGPLATADFYMKLVRLTPARTDQEHPRVIIDGNAKIPDRTAAVAGRGPDPTPALVATAQNLERAGADLIVIPCNSAHAFLGAIREAVRIPVLDIMEEVAATVAALAPAPRSAGILATQATLEMQLYPRALTRRGIGVVQPTAAEEAVVMTAIHAVKGGDLDIGVRASVRAVAAALVARGAGVIVLGCTELPLVFGSGDATVPVVDATEILARAALREAGGEYGSPPQRCDQDGVKSTVPVRRS
- a CDS encoding TraR/DksA C4-type zinc finger protein, which produces MPQKRSSKSASSRSTRVGRSSARAAKKVSAAPRSDTAPRRAKGQATGRVETYARLLLEERRRLRQELSEMEEHHTKNNEEKHAADVSGYDDDLVDVATETFEREKGLTLESSVQGLLEMVEEALRRVRNGTYGVCDGCGRPIDAKRLKAIPYARLCIKCKEREERLRSLVR
- the lspA gene encoding signal peptidase II translates to MQRARGALAQPRALIVIRRYVWVVALVLAFGAAQGAGRAVAVHVAPGTDRVVVPGVLSLTLRENPGVAFGLLAQLPTPVTVVVALTVLAVVLYNRAAWMATGSGQWGLGFLLGGALGNIADRLRYGYVLDYLDVHVWPVFNLADTAIVIGAGLLVLALRGGPTTGPARRSSGGGRAAPGMRE
- the lgt gene encoding prolipoprotein diacylglyceryl transferase, producing MKPVLFQLGPFPVSSFGVFLLLAFVVGIVVLRSRTKGLGWDPGEVLDLSLYTIIGGVVGARIGYVLVNLPDFAGDPARVVTIWKDAGLSFYGALAGGALVAWLYGRAHRWSLASLADAAAPCLALGYAIAMIGTLLYGLNYGRPSTVPWAITLFGQPRHPTQLYLMVVSLVIFALLMWRETAPRGPGRLFWEFLLLYGIGRAVIETFMDSPRVVGPLTLAQVVSIVVAVLSLVMWLRIGGAGAEADHEAADHAAPNGDRPEAVEQPRD
- a CDS encoding RluA family pseudouridine synthase; translated protein: MSNLETDPRGSVETFEAVPVDRGRRLDVVVAERLPHLSRSQIARLSAAGHVLVDGSPRKPSFHLQTGQAVRVEVPAPAPTGLVPEAIPLDVVYEDADLLVVNKPAGLTVHPAPGHPSGTLVNAVLARVHDLPGTGGALRPGIVHRLDKDTSGLLVVAKTEDAHRALAGQLRARTVSRTYLALVRGRIAGDEGTIRAPVGRHPSHRTRQAVTERGRPAVTHYAVLERFAAATFVACRLETGRTHQIRVHLAHIGHPILGDPVYGRAPISELRRQALHAARLEFTHPATGFRLMCTAPLPPDIAGLLARLRAGETRRTASVHRGGGTRGEQ
- the pyrR gene encoding bifunctional pyr operon transcriptional regulator/uracil phosphoribosyltransferase PyrR, with protein sequence MELREKAKVMDRETIRRAVTRMAHEIVERNKGAQTLRLVGIVRRGVHLAERLAVAIAAAEGVTIPVGVLDVTAYRDDRGTHEPQDNAVVSETRLPFDVAGQRIVLVDDVLYTGRTVRAALDALIDRGRPAGIQLAVLVDRGHRELPIRPDYVGKNLPTSSREQVRVRFAESDGRDEVIIEESE
- a CDS encoding NFACT RNA binding domain-containing protein; its protein translation is MPEIVPPSLDGLVLAAVARDVRAHLGARFAGVRQLGPEAIVLNLRSPHGVAHLLISIHARTARVHLAAHAEATERLAPFGQLLRSRLIESRLADVEQPPFDRVLRLRFDALEGPLTLIAEIMGRYSNAILADSRVVLGALKVVTPQMSPRRPVLPGRPYTPPPADRPGPDGIDETALRALCEGPRPIWQQLLGAVLGLGPVLAREVALRSRLDPALPARDAAPAAPRLHAALRELADIRRTEAFSPVAYEAEGRTVAFTAIPLHVYAALASRAVPSMSDALERYYRDVTDAGPLEERRRALAAATRAALRQRAHALEENRLALEESARAERYRVLGELLLTYGGRAGPRAASVVVPDHTAGGAEVAIPLDPELTAVENAQRYFRRYAKAQAASRAVPDRIARLETETLALRDAFVQIATASSADDLWEVQTDLAHAGLLRRGPRARPAAASGPRRFRGPGGTTIVAGRSARENDHVTFHVAGPDDLWFHARGLAGAHVVLKADGVPSEEAIAAAAQVAAYFSEGREAGHVAVDYVARKHVRKPRGAAPGAVRYSEERTVRAAPAIPAPAPSGRRAR